Proteins encoded in a region of the Acidobacteriota bacterium genome:
- a CDS encoding TonB-dependent receptor, with the protein MRHKFVILAVLGLLLAPVAAFAQSTGAITGRVSATDGSLLPGVTVEATGDVLPGGRMAVTGTNGDYRLSALPPGTYTVTFTLSGMQTVTRTAQVQLSTDTFVNATLSIQGVSETVTVTATASLVDPGAATIKSGVTATQIASLPVGNEYRDLLKLIPGVQYSQDAVRGPSGGGSGQDNVYQFDGVNVTLPLFGTLSTEPSSHDIAQVTTIKGGARAVDFDRSGGFTIDSVSKSGTSRLIGDLSYKLQNDAMSADLKSGQVSQFEQKRTWMTGSLGGQLLPNKAFFYGSYYRPEISRENRANLYGPLPQFERVRNEYFGKITLTPVRDLLFNVSYRDSKREDVSNLFSSNASSTTGSGEEATQKIAIAEGSWVIGSRSVATAKYTRFENQSLSKPDFLSAAQASSTLGSRLDVNDLITQGRLTLPTPVSGNAAFNAFLQPFLDKYGYVNASGVRTAGINGYASQFNDQDFYRDQIQFAYNLTFGNTVTHELHAGYQWYEDREDLLRGSNGWGEITIPGGRTSVSGTPVYFTARYQAQSTGVAAPIKSKYRSQNLELNDTIRWNNWSFNLGAVISNDTLFGQGLKEAAGTLSGYVSSPGTEYEMYNIPWKKMIQPRLSAVRTFENGDTIFASFARYNPAASSLPRAASWDRNLTGTFIDAHFDANGNLFAAVPVGSSSGKLFVEDMTPRRTDEYMIGTSMQMSDKLTARVYGRYRSGSHFWEDTNNNARTAFNPPAGVPRELYIPDLDAKRAQIGSGGAVALGSSYVIAELDGAFTKYYEATAETEYRSGNVFVRGSYTWSHYFGNFDQDNTTVGNDAAIFIGSSNLADGVGRQIWNNKEGDLRGDRRHMMKVYGFYTLPWQATAGVFAVAQSGQPWEAWDCSVYGVAITSSCDTIRNAEPAGTRRTPAHWQMDLNYTQNFRFGGRYNLQLAADLFNLFDKQTGYNFEPSKNSSLFNTPRSYFSPRRLEVAARFQF; encoded by the coding sequence ATGCGTCACAAGTTCGTAATCCTTGCGGTGTTGGGGCTGTTGCTTGCCCCGGTTGCCGCTTTCGCCCAGTCGACCGGCGCGATAACCGGCCGCGTCTCGGCCACCGACGGATCGTTGCTGCCCGGCGTCACCGTGGAAGCCACGGGCGATGTACTGCCCGGCGGCCGTATGGCGGTGACCGGCACCAACGGTGACTACCGGTTGTCGGCGTTGCCCCCGGGCACGTACACAGTGACGTTCACGCTGTCGGGCATGCAGACGGTGACCCGCACGGCGCAGGTGCAGTTGTCGACCGACACCTTTGTCAACGCGACCCTGTCCATCCAGGGCGTCAGCGAGACGGTCACGGTCACGGCGACTGCCAGTCTCGTGGACCCGGGCGCTGCCACCATCAAGAGCGGCGTCACAGCCACGCAGATCGCCTCATTGCCCGTAGGCAACGAATACCGCGACCTGCTGAAGCTCATTCCCGGCGTGCAGTACTCGCAGGATGCCGTGCGCGGCCCCAGCGGTGGCGGCAGCGGCCAGGACAACGTCTACCAGTTCGACGGCGTCAACGTGACCCTGCCGCTCTTCGGCACGCTCTCGACCGAGCCGTCCTCGCATGACATCGCGCAGGTGACCACGATCAAGGGCGGCGCGCGCGCGGTGGACTTCGATCGGTCGGGCGGATTCACGATTGACTCGGTCAGCAAGTCGGGCACGAGCCGCCTGATTGGCGACCTCAGCTACAAGTTGCAGAACGATGCCATGTCGGCCGACCTCAAGAGCGGTCAGGTGTCGCAGTTCGAGCAGAAGCGCACCTGGATGACCGGCAGCCTCGGCGGCCAGCTCCTGCCGAACAAGGCGTTTTTCTACGGGTCGTACTACCGCCCCGAGATCTCGCGCGAGAACCGGGCCAACCTGTATGGTCCGCTTCCGCAGTTTGAGCGTGTGCGCAACGAATACTTCGGCAAGATCACGCTGACGCCGGTGCGCGACCTGCTGTTCAACGTCAGCTATCGCGACTCCAAGCGCGAGGATGTGAGCAATCTGTTCTCCTCCAACGCGTCCAGCACCACCGGATCGGGCGAAGAAGCCACCCAGAAGATCGCGATCGCCGAAGGATCGTGGGTGATCGGCTCGCGGAGTGTCGCGACCGCAAAATACACACGGTTCGAGAACCAGAGCCTGAGCAAACCCGACTTCCTGTCGGCGGCGCAGGCGTCGAGCACGCTCGGCTCGCGGCTGGACGTGAACGACCTGATTACGCAGGGCCGGCTCACACTCCCGACGCCGGTGAGCGGCAACGCCGCGTTTAACGCGTTCCTCCAGCCGTTCCTCGACAAATACGGCTACGTCAATGCCAGCGGCGTCCGGACGGCGGGCATCAACGGCTACGCCAGCCAGTTCAACGATCAGGACTTCTACCGCGACCAGATTCAGTTCGCGTACAACCTCACGTTCGGCAATACGGTCACCCATGAACTGCACGCGGGGTATCAGTGGTATGAAGACCGCGAAGACCTGCTGCGCGGCTCAAACGGCTGGGGTGAAATCACCATCCCGGGCGGACGCACCTCGGTCAGCGGCACGCCGGTCTACTTCACGGCCCGCTACCAGGCACAGTCCACGGGTGTGGCAGCGCCGATCAAGTCAAAGTACCGGTCGCAGAACCTTGAGCTCAACGACACGATCCGCTGGAACAACTGGTCGTTCAACCTGGGCGCGGTGATCAGCAATGACACCTTGTTCGGACAGGGCCTCAAGGAGGCGGCGGGCACATTGTCCGGATACGTCTCGTCGCCAGGCACCGAGTACGAGATGTACAACATCCCGTGGAAGAAGATGATCCAGCCCCGCCTGAGCGCGGTGCGGACCTTCGAGAACGGCGACACCATCTTTGCCAGCTTCGCCCGGTACAATCCGGCCGCCAGTTCACTGCCGCGCGCCGCGTCGTGGGACCGCAACCTGACCGGCACGTTCATCGACGCGCACTTCGATGCCAACGGCAACCTGTTCGCCGCGGTTCCGGTCGGCTCGTCGTCGGGCAAATTGTTCGTCGAGGACATGACGCCCCGCCGCACGGACGAATACATGATCGGCACCAGCATGCAGATGAGCGACAAGCTCACGGCGCGTGTCTACGGCCGGTACCGCTCGGGCAGCCACTTCTGGGAAGACACCAACAACAACGCGCGGACGGCGTTTAATCCGCCGGCCGGAGTGCCGCGTGAGTTGTACATTCCGGACCTGGACGCGAAGCGCGCGCAGATCGGTAGTGGCGGCGCGGTCGCGCTGGGGTCGTCGTACGTGATTGCTGAACTGGACGGGGCCTTCACGAAGTACTACGAAGCGACGGCCGAGACCGAATACCGGTCGGGCAACGTCTTCGTGCGTGGCTCCTACACGTGGAGTCACTACTTCGGCAACTTCGACCAGGACAACACCACCGTGGGCAACGACGCGGCCATCTTCATTGGTTCGTCGAACCTGGCCGACGGCGTCGGGCGGCAGATCTGGAATAACAAGGAAGGTGACCTGCGCGGCGACCGGCGTCACATGATGAAGGTCTATGGTTTCTACACCCTGCCGTGGCAGGCCACAGCGGGCGTGTTTGCGGTGGCACAGTCAGGCCAGCCGTGGGAGGCCTGGGACTGCTCGGTCTACGGGGTGGCCATCACGAGTAGCTGTGACACGATTCGCAACGCGGAGCCCGCTGGCACGCGGCGGACGCCGGCGCACTGGCAGATGGACCTGAACTACACGCAGAACTTCCGGTTCGGCGGACGGTACAACCTGCAGTTGGCGGCGGACCTGTTCAACCTGTTCGACAAGCAGACCGGCTACAACTTCGAACCCTCCAAGAACAGCTCGCTGTTCAACACGCCGCGGTCGTACTTCTCGCCGCGGCGGCTTGAAGTGGCGGCCCGGTTCCAGTTCTAG